Below is a genomic region from Primulina eburnea isolate SZY01 chromosome 9, ASM2296580v1, whole genome shotgun sequence.
TCACTGGCCGAGGATTTATTTCGTCCTTTGGCTCGATTACAGATTCTTGTTTTGAGTCGTAATGGTTTCACCAATGATTTTCCAGCTGCGTTGTGGTCTATCCCGACAATGCAGTTCCTTGATGTGTCTGTGAATAACTTCACTGGTGGGCTGCCAAATGTGACTTCAAGTACAAATTCTAGTGTTTTAGCAATTAACATTTCCCATAATATGTTTTACGGAAATCTGCCTGTTGTATTCAGAAGCTTCAGTTTTATCGATGCATCAAGCAACTATTTCCAAGGCACAGTTCCGAGTAATGCTCATGGCAACACTTCTCTTGGTTTGAATTGCCTCCAGAACGTGACTAATCAGAGAGGTGCATCTGAATGTGCCTTATTTTATTCTGAGAGGGGCTTAGTGTTCGATGATTTTGGATCAACAAATGGCACTGAAACTCCTCCTGCTGAATCCCATGAGAAGAGTCACAGAAAAGTAATCATTTTGGCTGCTGTTCTTGGTGGTGTCGGGATAATCTCTCTCCTGGTGATTTTATTTGTGCTGCTGATTTGTTGCAAGAGAAGGAGAGAAGCAATAAACCGACGAGACATAGGTGTGGGACCTGTTCCTGCTAGTGGAAGTCCACCACCTCCCGGAACATCATTAAATTTTTCAATTCTTGGTGATTCATTTGCCTATCAGCAGATTCTCAAGGCCACTGATGAATTGAGCGACTCAAATCTAATCAAGAATGGTCAGTCTGGTGATCTTTTCCATGGAATCCTTGAAGGTGGAATCCCGGTAGTCATCAAGAAAGTGGATTTGAATTCAATGGTAAAAAAAGAAGCACACATGTTAGAACTTGAGTTTTTCAACAAAGTATCCCACCCTCGATTCATACAACTATTAGGGCATTGCTTGGAGAACGAGAACGAGAAGTTTCTCGTTTATAAATTCATGCCAAATGGAGACTTGACCAGTTCTTTGTTCAAGAAAGCGAAATCCGATGATGATGGTTTGCAATCACTGGATTGGATAACACGACTCAAAATAGCGATTGGAGCTGCCGAGGGTTTGTGTTTCCTACACCATGAGTGCACCCCACCACTTGTTCACAGGTACCTATTAATTTGTATGCCTTCATGGTTGATTCTGTCGTCTTATCAGAACTTTGAAACTAGAGCTCTTTGCCAGTATAATGGTCAATAGACAAACACACGTCAGAACTGACTTTACTCTTTTCTTACTAAAGAACTAGCAAAAGTACTCCGTTATCATAAATGTTATACTGGTAAACAAGTACAAAACATTTTCTTAGAAAAAATATCAGTGAAATGCAAAATACGAAACATCACAGTATGAGTTCGGAGTGACTCACATCTGTTGTGTATCTTGAATGGAATGGCATCTATGCAATTCTACCTCCTCAATCCTCTTCTAATGATGGAATTggttttgtgttcttgaagggATGTACATGCCAGCAGTATACTACTCGATGATAAATTTGAAGTAAGATTAGGAAGCTTGAGTAAAGTTTGTGCTCAAGAAGGAGATGCTCATCAAAACAGAATCACAAAATTGCTACGGTTGCCACAGTAAGTAATTTTCTTGTAAAGTAAACTGCTTTAAATGTTTTGTAGCTTGACGTTAGAGTTAAAAAATAGAGTGAAGTTCGAGTTGTTGACTGTGGTGGTGTCTATGACTGTGAAAATAATAGCCGTCATGACATACATGTGCATATTTTTTCATGGTTTTCACATATTTTTAAGTACTTATTTTTGTACTTCTTAATCAACCATTTATAATAAATCTACTAGTCATAAGAGTTTTTCACTTATTTTTGTACTTCTTAATCATAAGATGTTTTTGGTGATTTCAACATATAAAGAATATCATATGAtcccatacttttatttctgtcTATGAACCTGACTCAATTTGTTTACGGTATATTTTGCAGGTCATCAGACCAAGGTACATCAGCAAGCTTCTGTAACCGTGGGTTTGTTTGTGTCATCATCTTTTTTCTTTCTCTGCACTGTCATTCATTCTTTGATTTCAATGACCAGGTATGCCTTATGCTACGTGTGCCTATGATGTTTACTGCTTTGGGAAAGTTCTGCTCGAGCTGGTAACTGGTAAACTTGACATCAGTTCGTCCCCTGATTCCAACATGAAAGAATGGTTGGAATCAACCCTACGTTACATCAGTACAAACAACAAAGAACTCGTCACAAATATCGTGGATACATCACTTGTTGTAGATGAGGATCTTCTTGAGGAAGTATGGGCAATGGCAATTGTCGCGAGGTCTTGTCTTAATCCGAAGCCTTCTAGACGCCCCCCGATGCGTTATATACTCAAGGCATTGGAAAATCCACTGAAAGTCGTTAGGGAAGAAAATACAGGCTCGGCTAGGCTTAGAACCGTGTCATCCAGAGGGTCGTTCCATGCTACTTTATTCAGCAGCTGGCGGCACAGCTCGTCGGATGTGGCTGTTGGGACTTCTCGAAAAGTTGAACGAGCTGGAAGTTTCAGACGCTCGGCGACAATGGGGTCTCAAGGAAGTGGTCAGAATGGTGATGGAAATGGTAATGGTCATTCATCCTCAACCAGGCGACACTCTGTCGAGATTTTCCCAGAACCTCAGAACGAGCATGATGTAGAGAGAACGAATGATAATAATTAAAACAGAAGTTCATTATTCTTGATTCTTGGTGGAAATCTTTGATTGCTGGTTTCCTTGtacattcttcttcttctctgagGTATGGGGTTGAAATTTAGTCGTGTGTTCCTCCCCGGTTCTTTGATGTCCAAGGAAGGGACTTGCTGGATTTCCAGAAAGGAGAAAACAGGTTCTTTACATGTTATGGGGGAGAGTTATAAGAGTGCAGAGGTGGCAAGGCAGTCATTTGTGTTGAAATTTTTTGGcaatttattgatatttttatatttgtcCATTGGTGAATTGTAAATTATTACACTGCTATGTCTTTccgaattggaaaaaaaaaaggaacaGACCAAAAAATTTGTTGCGAATGCTTATCCCatctttacaaaaaaaaaagttaataactacaaaaatttattaaatatatttctgctacacaaaatattttaaaacaaattaatcaaattttaaattgataGAAGCACTTATGTGAGTAAAACAATTGTTTTGAAACATTTTGACTAAATCTAATATTCTCCATTGTGCCCTAATCAAAATGATTTTGGGATTATTCCCCCAATTACTTATAATTTTTGATGTTTTCTAAAATTTAAAACAACTTACTTTTTAATTTTACAACCTCTTTTCTATCAAACCCTTCTTTAAAAAGTGTATAAGCTTTcgaataatttataaaatagcGCATAAACTTAACCCGATATATTCAGTTAGTTTGCCTTGCCAATTTATTTGGACCAAATTTTAAATGGGATAAAACGTAAGGCATGATTACTATTTGGGTTATACATCGTTGCccattataaataaatttggcATTCGACCAACAATTATTCGAAATGCAGCCAAAATCCAATAAATAAAacgttatataaatataaaataaataaatttaacttctatcaaacaaaacaaaatatatttcaaatcaatCCAAACTCAACCATAATTaatttgatcaactgcaggTAAAATGATGAATCTACTCTTCAATAGGCGTGAGGATGAAACCAGGCTCGTAGTCCAGTGGTCTCACTCTCCAGATTAGCTAACTTCTCTTCTCAAGTTCGATCTCTCCTCTTCGTGTGcgttgtaataataataataaaaataggtGTGAGGATATGCGCAGGACGCTGGCTTGACCCGCAGAAAAATAAACGTGTCAAACCTCGAAGGATGTAAGATAATTGGATTTTCAAGGTCCTCCCAATAATATTTATCTCAAAATTTCAtaggaaattaatttttttgttcactttgtattattttttatttttataaatgtatGACATAATTTATCTTTAATTCACATTTTAATAGGTGAGTCGCGCTTGAGTACCCTTCGAATATATTTTGTTTCGACAAAAAATAGCGTTCAAACTTAATCTTAAACAATCGGCACCTTTTCAAGCTCTTCTCAAGTATTAAAATcttatttacaagaaattctaCAAAGTTTAAAAAAACGATGGGAATTAGaatatcattaaattaaaagtttGAGTTAAATTCGAGCTTGATTAAAGACAAGAGTCGATGTTAGTGAGCCAATTCGAGATGCCCAATATcctataaaacaataaaataatggAAGAAGAACGTAGTTACGTgatttttttcatatttctttGCTTCTTCTTTCGTTTCGTTTTCGTATCCTCGGTTTATTTATTTCTTTGCTTCTTCCTTTGTTTCGCTCTTTCATAGTGTAGTTACCTGACTCACTTGTACTTTAATGTGGGCTGTCatatatgaaaaaataatattgatCAGGATAGATGAAAACTTTACAattagagtgggtctcatgcgagactgtctcacggatcttaatctgtgagacgagtcaactctacccatattcacaataaaaagtaatactcttaggacaaaaacttgtgtgagacgatctcacgggccatattttgtgagacggatctttatttgggtaactcattaaaaagtattactttttattatgagagtattactttttattatgaatatgggtagggttgacccgttttACAGATTGAGatctgtgagacagtctcacatgagacctactctaatcttagcataaaaaataaaaaaatttcatggatgacccaaataagagatccgtctcacaactacgactcgtgagaccgtctcacacaagtttttgccttatatTTAATATCGCCTAaactaaataatttaatattagATAGATGAATTTCAGATTTTTACTATTTGTTAGTAGTTGTCTCATTTCGGTTAGATAAAATTATTGAGAATGACATATATGAACTTTGACATCATCTCCTCTTGAGCTAACTTTTGGGATTGAGTTAAGTCCAAGTTCTAATTTTAACTCTacttataaaatataaaatatgaaattatttTATGTGAGTGACCCGTTTGTGAATTACGTAAGAGGACCCAAAAAGATTCAATCAGCCTCACAAATTAGACAGGAACAATGTGGTGgtccaaaaatttatttttaagccACATGTGACATATGATACAAATTACATTTATTACGCAATCCAAGGACTTATTTGCCACGACGCTTAGTATTTCCTACTTTGTTGATTATCAAAACAAcgtatcaatccataaaacaatCAAAAGTATTTCAAATCATGGCCAAATGGCTTGCTGCAAAGTGGAATCAAATCGAGCCGTTCGCGAGTTGTTCGAATTGATTGAAAAACATATTTATTATCTGTATATGAAAGAGGCGAAGATGTGTTTGGACGAGAGAATTTGATTCAAAATAAGAGATTTTAATATGAAGAATGGATTTTGAAAAACATAAATTGTTTGTGTATTTGAAATCATTTATAATTATGATTATGTTAAAAAGAGATGGATGACACACCCTAAATcatgaatttgatatgattcaATGTAATTGAATTATTCGAAAGAAGCTATCCGATCAATCAAAGTTTGAATGTACTTCAATTTTGATTGAGTTCTAGTCAAAcctgaattattttaagtattTGTCTATTACTATGAAATTGaaagtttattttttaattggaaaaaatttatgtgagatggTTTTaaaggtcgtattttgtgagacaaatatcttatttgggttatccataaaaaatattacttttttatgctaaaagtattactttttattgtgagtatcgataagattgacccgtctcataaaaaaagattcgtgagaccgtttcataaaatattaagaaatttaattataattttaaaattccctcttttttaaaatatagattAAATTACCATTTAATTTTATACTTTTTATTagattgatatatatatttttcggcCTGAATTTGGGGGAAAAAGCCTATAATTGTGAAGTCCTCAATTTTATGAATCTTCCACTTGACTGACCGTTGCATGCCCCTCGCTACAGAGCTGCCAAAATGCATCACCTTTTCAGTCTACACTGCATTCCCCCCTAGAAAGAGCTTGGAGAGTACGATCTCGCCGTGAAAATGGAAATTTCCGGTGGTATTCTCAACTCCAAAACTCCGATTTTCGGCCAAAAACTGTACGTTATTGTAATCGCCACAATAGTGGTTGTGCTCGCCGTTTTTTCTATAATTTTCGTTTTTCTTAGTCTGAAGTGGAGGTCGAAACGAAGCCGCATTGCCGTGAAACGCGGCCCGGGGATTTTGCCGCTGGTTTTCCAGGAGATCAGTGAAGTTAAAACGTCCGATAAAGTTCAAGCAACCGAAGAAGTGGATGAAAACAGCAAGGCGATAGTTCTAGTAGGTGATGTGGCGAGGATTGTGGAAATTGATTCGGAGAGCAAGAAGAGGAGCTCAGAGAGCAATGAATCGAGTTTGACTCAGAGCGAGTCATCTTTGGCACTGTCGGCCTCTACCGACGATTTGGGGAATTCCGCGTGGGGACGGTGGTACAGTTTAAGGGAGCTTCAAATCGCTACGAATCAGTTTTGTGATGAGAACGTTATCGGAGAAGGAGGCTTTGGCATTGTTTATCGAGGTGTTCTTTCGGATGGTTCCGTTGTTGCCGTAAAAAATCTTCTAAACAACAAGTAAGTCTTGGGTCGGGAATAGACGAAAAAAAGTTAAGAATTATACGTTCATGCTTTACTCGTCTTTGAATTAAATTGGAAAACACTTTCACAATTATACATGTTATGCAAGGCTGATAATCTTGAAGTCTGAGTTGAAACCGAATTCTTGTTGGGTTccatcaattttttatttttttgtactttttaaaaaataagtacATCACAAAAATCACTACTACAGataaaattaaaagttaataTGGTTATAAATTTCTTCTCGAGAAACTGGAAGTCGAGGCGTGCTCCGGTATTCAGTTGGGCCCTCAGAAATGGAGCCCTCGTTTCTAATTTATCCCTTTTTGTGACAAAGTTatctattttttaatattttgcaaATGGGATATAGTATGTCCATTTGGTGGTTACTCTTTTGCTTACTGGAAAGCAGATCAAAGCATCAGACATCTGGATTCTATTGATTTCACTTTGTAGTCGGTAGGTGACTGAGTTTTAACTCTTTTCTATGAAATCACAAAGAATAAAAAGTAACGGATGATATTTTTTTTCTCTATTTATATCTTTTGTCCGTTCTTGTATATATTCTATTATGGAACGCAAGCTTGATTCCTCCTTTTTTACTTCTGATTATCTATTGTAGCTGTTGCATTATCAGGCTGTCACTTTACTTAGTCTTGCTTAGCTCTGTCTTTTTGCCTTTATTTCTACGTTTATATGCTCTTTGCCCTACTTCACTTATTATACTCCTAACTCCTCGTTTTCTCAATTAAGCAATTTGTTTGGTTCTATTATATATTAGTTCATTACAGTGATATTCCGCTGTATTCTAGAATGCGTCAAAAAGAGAAAATTCTATTCATGGAATGAACCATTTGGCCACGACTTGTTTGTTATGATTGGTATTGGAAAATGGTAGGTATAGTGCTAGCCCTCACAATAATTTTTGGATAACAATGAGGATGTTAGTGTGCTAATTGGATCGGTTGATATATCTCTGCATTGGTAAATATATATGAAAACTAGTTCAAAATGCACGAGATTTAGTTCTTTTACATATTTCGGGTAGTTTGAAGCAGTAGCTTTCAGTTTGTCTTCGAACGTGAACACGATCCTTGTCTCGAGTATAGTTTTCACAGAAGTTCATTAGGGAGGACAATTATTATCTGTCTAAAATTAACCGTATTGTAATTTCTCTAGGGATTACTAAATGTGCTCCTAAGTGAGAATCTTGTGTACGGGGCATAAAATAACTTCTGTTCATTATTTCAACCAAAGACAGCTCAATGGCTATATGCAAACTTGATTTGAGCTTAATCACAATCTCGATGTGCTGCAAAATGTTCTCCTAAATGAGAATCCCGTGTATGGGGCATAAAATAACTTTTGTCCATTATTTCAACAAAAGACAGTTCAATGACTTTATGGAAACTTGATTGGACTTGATCACAATCTTGATGTGCTGCGAAATTCCTACATCCTCGTTAATATGCCTTCATAGAAAGTGCAGCCATTTTATGCACGAATTTATGCattatcaaaaaataaaacaaactcTTTGTTTGCAGAGTGTGAATCAATGTCATATATTATTCTTGTGAATAGGGGTCAAGCAAAGAAGGAGTTTAAGGTGGAAGTTGAAGCAATAGGCAAAGTAAGACACAAAAACCTTGTAGGCTTGACAGGTTATTGTGCAGAAGGCGCTCAAAGGTACCCGTAATTAACTTTGATTTATTGTAGATATGACCGTGTTTTCTTGAACTGTAACTGGATCTTtttattctgaatcagtttGCTTGTCTATGAGTACATTGATAATGGCAATTTGGAGCAATGGTTACATGGTGAGGTGGGGCCAGTTAGCCCTTTAACATGGGAGATCAGGATGAAAATTGCCATCGGAACAGCCAGGGGGTGAGGCTTAGTGTTGTTCAATGTGTTGACTGATTTTCCGtatgtcatttttgtgtagAATTTAATCCAAAATTGTTTGGTttcttttgtgttcttgaagctGATACCAAAACCAACATTGAACAATTGATCTGCAGCATTTTGCTTTTATTCTTGCTTGCTTGATGTTTTCATTCATTTTTTGTTATGTTTAATCGGTAACATCATCCTGTCTTGACTTACTTGCAATGAGAAGTAATTATGGCAGTGAGAGAGGTCCTCGAGGTTGTGCTTGGATTGATTCatctgaaatcaaaatattGCAAATTCATCATTTAAATCACCGGCTCTTGTCTGGATAATTATGGATTCTTTGGATTTCCGATTTTTAAATTCTTATATTATCATTTTACGCTTGTGTCTTAACCATTCTAATGGATTTTAAGTTCTCCCGAAATTAAAGTTATCTGAATCCATATTTTAGATTCACTTTTTAAATACTTTCATGAAATTTAAATCCACTGAGCTAAGCGCAAACTGAGGCAACTTCAAAGCCATCAAATACCTTCTCAAAATCCAAGATCAAGTTTCATTTGCGAATCTCCGCATGTCTCTCTACTTCTACCCCTGTCAGTACTTGTTCATTTTTTCCAGACTTGCGTACTTGCATGAAGGATTAGAGCCCAAAGTTGTCCATCGAGATGTGAAATCCAGCAATATTCTTTTAGATAGGAAATGGAATCCTAAAATATCGGATTTCGGACTTGCAAAGTTGTTGGGATCTGAGAAAAGCTATGTTACAACAAGAGTGATGGGAACATTTGGGTATATTCTATTCTGACCTTTGTTGAATGATTTTACGTTAAGTAACCCAGCTGAAAATACTATGAACatttctcacaagtttgatttGCTTCTTTACTAGATATGTCTCACCCGAGTATGCAAGTACTGGCATGCTTAATGAAGGAAATGATGTATACAGTTATGGAGTTCTACTCATGGAAATTATCACTGGAAGGATTCCCATAGACTATTCGAAACCACCTGGAGAGGTTGAAAATGTGTTCTCTGAAATCGGACTACAT
It encodes:
- the LOC140841856 gene encoding probable LRR receptor-like serine/threonine-protein kinase At2g16250, whose translation is MRGGFFLKFNEGAAEMVDRWSGVVFVVLVLLLSLFGCTLEQQFLVSTQDRLALLQLRSSLGLRAKQWPVKSDPCTVWVGIQCNNGRVTSINISGFRRTRRGSQNPQFSVDALQNLTLLTSFNSSNFLLPGSIPGWLGLQLASLQVLDLSSCSITGVIPTTLGNLSSLAELYLSDNKLTGVVPSSLGQLFRLSVLDLSRNMLTSSIPESFAVLGNLTLLDMSANFLSGVIPPGIGTMSMLQFLNLSGNSLSSSIPAQLGDLSSLVELDLGFNSLTGSLPLDFRGLRNLRRMVIGNNILSGSLAEDLFRPLARLQILVLSRNGFTNDFPAALWSIPTMQFLDVSVNNFTGGLPNVTSSTNSSVLAINISHNMFYGNLPVVFRSFSFIDASSNYFQGTVPSNAHGNTSLGLNCLQNVTNQRGASECALFYSERGLVFDDFGSTNGTETPPAESHEKSHRKVIILAAVLGGVGIISLLVILFVLLICCKRRREAINRRDIGVGPVPASGSPPPPGTSLNFSILGDSFAYQQILKATDELSDSNLIKNGQSGDLFHGILEGGIPVVIKKVDLNSMVKKEAHMLELEFFNKVSHPRFIQLLGHCLENENEKFLVYKFMPNGDLTSSLFKKAKSDDDGLQSLDWITRLKIAIGAAEGLCFLHHECTPPLVHRDVHASSILLDDKFEVRLGSLSKVCAQEGDAHQNRITKLLRLPQSSDQGMPYATCAYDVYCFGKVLLELVTGKLDISSSPDSNMKEWLESTLRYISTNNKELVTNIVDTSLVVDEDLLEEVWAMAIVARSCLNPKPSRRPPMRYILKALENPLKVVREENTGSARLRTVSSRGSFHATLFSSWRHSSSDVAVGTSRKVERAGSFRRSATMGSQGSGQNGDGNGNGHSSSTRRHSVEIFPEPQNEHDVERTNDNN
- the LOC140841857 gene encoding probable receptor-like serine/threonine-protein kinase At4g34500; the protein is MEISGGILNSKTPIFGQKLYVIVIATIVVVLAVFSIIFVFLSLKWRSKRSRIAVKRGPGILPLVFQEISEVKTSDKVQATEEVDENSKAIVLVGDVARIVEIDSESKKRSSESNESSLTQSESSLALSASTDDLGNSAWGRWYSLRELQIATNQFCDENVIGEGGFGIVYRGVLSDGSVVAVKNLLNNKGQAKKEFKVEVEAIGKVRHKNLVGLTGYCAEGAQSLLVYEYIDNGNLEQWLHGEVGPVSPLTWEIRMKIAIGTARGLAYLHEGLEPKVVHRDVKSSNILLDRKWNPKISDFGLAKLLGSEKSYVTTRVMGTFGYVSPEYASTGMLNEGNDVYSYGVLLMEIITGRIPIDYSKPPGEVNLIDWVKGMITSRRGEELVDPLIDVHPPSRVLKRMLLVCLRCVDLDADKRPKMGQIVHMLEADEFPYHMGPRPTG